In Aspergillus fumigatus Af293 chromosome 4, whole genome shotgun sequence, one genomic interval encodes:
- a CDS encoding putative short-chain dehydrogenase has product MSGVFGLLFSRLTLPAPSAIQGKTILITGANTGLGREAARHALALGAGTVILGVRSLSKGEDAKANIDASTGCTDKGKRSRLRSASSQICHRGGRLDMAIMNAGIASVTYAVTRDGWERGIQVNVLSTALLSLELLPLLLRTKERDSSSQPHLTIVTSDIHKSIKFPERNEQNILSAMNDEKQWRESQAVGGATERYGVTKLMDLFITFEIAQLVPRDKSGNPLVIVNAVAPGFCKSDLLSREKVPLILKLIQALIARTAEEGSKTLLHAASQGAETHGKWLDNQIITEPGNIITSPEAAVLRKKLWAEILSVLHDVNPEIQTEY; this is encoded by the exons ATGAGTGGTGTATTCGGCCTTCTATTTAGCAGGCTGACTCTCCCAGCTCCCTCGGCAATCCAGGGGAAAACTATCCTCATCACCGGTGCGAACACTGGCCTCGGTCGTGAAGCTGCCAGACATGCGCTCGCCCTGGGCGCCGGTACGGTCATTTTGGGCGTTCGAAGCCTGAGCAAGGGCGAAGACGCCAAAGCCAACATCGACGCAAGTACCGGCTGCACAGACAAGGGAAAG CGTTCAAGGCTTCGCAGCGCGAGTTCGCAAATATGTCACAGAGGCGGCCGACTGGACATGGCCATCATGAATGCTGGAATTGCGTCGGTCACGTACGCTGTTACCCGTGATGGGTGGGAGAGAGGCATCCAGGTCAATGTTCTATCGACCGCGCTCCTCAGTCTGGAGCTGCTGCCGCTACTACTGCGAACAAAAGAGCGAGATTCATCATCCCAACCGCATCTGACTATTGTCACAAGCGACATCCACAAGTCAATAAAATTTCCCGAGCGGAACGAGCAGAATATTCTTTCCGCCATGAATGACGAGAAGCAGTGGAGGGAATCCCAGGCTGTAGGCGGCGCTACCGAGCGCTATGGTGTTACCAAGCTGATggatctcttcatcaccttTGAAATAGCTCAACTGGTGCCTCGTGACAAGTCCGGAAACCCCCTTGTAATTGTCAATGCCGTGGCGCCGGGATTCTGCAAATCGGATCTCCTGTCTAGGGAGAAGGTGCCGTTGATTCTGAAGCTGATCCAGGCTTTAATTGCTAGGACGGCGGAAGAGGGCAGCAAAACATTGCTGCATGCAGCAAGCCAGGGAGCGGAAACTCATGGGAAGTGGTTAGACAATCAGATTATCACAGA ACCTGGCAATATTATCACAAGCCCTGAGGCAGCGGTTTTGAGAAAGAAACTATGGGCAGAGATTCTCTCAGTCTTGCATGATGTTAATCCTGAGATCCAAACTGAGTACTAA